A genomic stretch from Capricornis sumatraensis isolate serow.1 chromosome 4, serow.2, whole genome shotgun sequence includes:
- the LETM2 gene encoding LETM1 domain-containing protein LETM2, mitochondrial translates to MAFYSYKTVLAIARTRFPNHIVQPTSSSYSPSFAFLHLPDCHLNKTYMKNYGSKKYSHPSQLGNKVLHLRARIFQELHTSTCWLQEVPNKHEQEQTAKKPQVPSPQPAKEAGMRIKEGKRSYRQIIMDELKYYYNGFYLLWIDTKVAARMVWRLLHGQVLTRRERRRVGKSHI, encoded by the exons atggccTTCTACAGTTATAAAACAGTCTTAGCTATTGCCCGGACAAG ATTCCCTAACCATATTGTCCAGCCTACCAGCTCTTCTTACTCCccatcatttgcatttcttcacTTACCAGATTGCCATTTAAACAAAACCTatatgaagaactatggaagcaAAAAGTACTCCCATCCAAGTCAGTTAGGCAATAAAGTACTTCATTTACGAGCCAGAATCTTCCAAGAGCTGCACACTTCAACTTGCTGGTTGCAGGAGGTCCCCAATAAGCATGAACAGGAGCAAACAGCAAAGAAGCCTCAGGTGCCAAGCCCTCAGCCCGCAAAAGAAGCGGGCATGAGGATTAAGGAAGGAAAGCGATCTTATAGACAAATAATTATGGATGAACTGAAATATTATTACAATGGATTCTATTTGCTTTGGATTGACACCAAAGTTGCTGCCAGGATGGTTTGGAGGCTGTTGCATGGACAGGTGCTGACCAGGCGAGAGAGAAGAAGGGTAGGCAAGAGTcatatttga